One genomic segment of Pseudomonadota bacterium includes these proteins:
- a CDS encoding isoaspartyl peptidase/L-asparaginase, with translation MFAIAIHGGAGVLARGDLRAEQEREYLAGLEAALDAGYGLLERGGSSLDAAIAAVCMLEDDPLFNAGRGAVLNRDGVAELDASVMDGRTLGAGAVTGLRHVKNPIELARLVMDKSPHVMLVGEGAEDFARSQAVELVSNEYFRTPVRQEQLQRLLGGIVTRENELAAFGTVGAVAVDDKGNLAAATSTGGMTGKRWGRVGDSPVIGAGTYANNASCAVSATGHGEYFIRSVLAHDISAQVEYLKAPLQTAVDNVLGKMAALGGNGGVIAIDTRGKIVLEFNSEGMFRGRRSSDGVREVAIYRQQTS, from the coding sequence ATGTTCGCAATCGCAATTCACGGTGGCGCCGGCGTGTTGGCGCGCGGCGATCTACGCGCGGAGCAGGAACGCGAGTACCTGGCCGGTCTCGAGGCCGCACTCGACGCGGGTTATGGCCTTCTCGAAAGGGGCGGTTCGAGCCTCGATGCGGCGATCGCGGCAGTCTGCATGCTCGAAGACGATCCGTTGTTCAACGCGGGACGTGGCGCGGTGCTGAATCGCGATGGCGTGGCCGAGCTAGATGCCTCGGTCATGGACGGCAGGACCTTGGGCGCCGGGGCGGTCACCGGCCTCAGGCACGTGAAGAATCCCATCGAACTGGCGCGGCTGGTGATGGACAAGTCGCCGCACGTGATGCTGGTTGGCGAAGGCGCCGAAGATTTCGCGCGCTCGCAGGCGGTCGAACTGGTTTCCAACGAATACTTCCGCACGCCGGTGCGCCAGGAGCAATTGCAGCGGCTGCTCGGCGGAATCGTCACGCGCGAGAACGAACTCGCGGCCTTCGGCACCGTGGGCGCCGTGGCAGTGGATGACAAGGGAAATCTCGCCGCGGCCACATCCACCGGCGGCATGACGGGCAAACGCTGGGGCCGGGTCGGCGATTCGCCCGTGATCGGCGCGGGGACTTATGCAAACAATGCCAGCTGCGCGGTTTCGGCTACGGGCCACGGCGAATACTTCATCCGCAGCGTGCTGGCCCACGACATCAGCGCGCAGGTGGAATACCTGAAAGCGCCTTTACAGACCGCGGTCGACAACGTGCTTGGAAAGATGGCGGCGCTCGGCGGCAACGGCGGCGTCATCGCGATCGACACTCGCGGCAAGATCGTGCTCGAGTTCAACAGCGAGGGAATGTTCCGCGGCCGGCGCAGCTCGGACGGCGTTCGCGAGGTCGCGATCTACCGTCAGCAGACTAGTTAG
- a CDS encoding diguanylate cyclase: MAPTKISSPSTSDAARLLATGFRFLRFPEPLESEYQTGHRKRLHGWNRIAIIVSACTVVGFAILDHFVLSSEHSRITNLVRFGMHVPAVVLMLVFTTQRFYDRWYELGITIIAPLFGIGTVIMSAFSPAGEVPLVGGRLLLASFFFYFMIGLGLRAAIRANLIVFAALVIAFLAGTMPTATATYLMFTLFTANLVGCAGSYALEHANRTAFLEHRQLTEVATHDGLTALLNRAAFEDQIRRVWQQAQRDRQTVAVIMIDLDCFKAYNDKYGHIAGDDCLRRVSSALRDAARRRPLDFVARYGGEELVAVLYGADKAYGESIARGLLTAVRELRIPHAGSVAQPYVTVSVGVVSVDAYRVATHDAAVALADQALYAAKHQGRDRFVGVEHGANKADPAATAVLPLREVSTA, encoded by the coding sequence ATGGCGCCCACGAAAATATCGTCGCCAAGTACTTCGGACGCGGCGCGTCTGCTCGCGACGGGTTTTCGTTTCCTGCGTTTTCCCGAACCGCTCGAAAGTGAATACCAGACCGGGCATCGCAAGCGCCTGCACGGCTGGAACCGCATCGCGATCATCGTGTCGGCCTGCACCGTCGTAGGTTTCGCGATCCTCGATCACTTCGTGCTCTCCTCCGAGCACTCGCGCATCACCAATCTGGTCCGCTTCGGCATGCATGTGCCCGCCGTCGTCCTCATGCTGGTGTTCACAACCCAGCGTTTCTACGATCGCTGGTACGAGCTCGGCATCACGATCATCGCGCCGCTGTTTGGCATCGGCACCGTGATCATGTCCGCGTTCTCGCCAGCCGGCGAAGTGCCACTGGTCGGCGGCCGGCTGCTGCTGGCGTCGTTCTTCTTCTACTTCATGATCGGTCTGGGGCTGCGCGCCGCCATCCGCGCCAACCTGATCGTGTTCGCGGCGCTGGTGATCGCGTTTCTCGCCGGCACCATGCCGACCGCCACGGCCACTTACCTGATGTTTACGCTGTTCACCGCGAACCTGGTCGGCTGCGCCGGTTCTTACGCGCTCGAACACGCAAATCGCACCGCCTTCCTCGAACACCGGCAGCTCACCGAGGTCGCGACTCACGACGGCCTCACCGCGTTGCTCAATCGCGCCGCCTTCGAAGACCAGATCCGCCGCGTCTGGCAACAGGCGCAGCGCGATCGCCAGACGGTCGCGGTCATCATGATCGACCTCGATTGCTTCAAGGCCTACAACGACAAATACGGCCACATCGCCGGCGACGATTGCCTGCGCCGGGTGTCGAGCGCGTTGCGCGATGCCGCGCGCCGCCGGCCGCTCGATTTCGTCGCGCGTTACGGCGGCGAGGAGCTCGTGGCCGTGTTGTACGGCGCCGATAAAGCCTATGGTGAAAGCATCGCGCGCGGGCTGCTCACGGCGGTGCGCGAGCTGCGGATTCCGCACGCCGGTTCCGTTGCGCAGCCCTACGTCACGGTGAGCGTCGGCGTGGTGTCGGTGGATGCCTATCGAGTGGCCACACACGATGCCGCCGTCGCGTTGGCGGACCAGGCGCTGTACGCCGCCAAACACCAGGGCCGCGATCGTTTCGTGGGCGTCGAACATGGCGCCAACAAGGCAGATCCGGCCGCGACCGCGGTGCTGCCGCTGCGCGAAGTCTCCACGGCCTAA
- the gshA gene encoding glutamate--cysteine ligase: protein MRAAIDRQFEQTLAALINSGEPQIIQGGRKGLEKESLRVTPDGHIAQTPHPAALGSALTNEHITTDYSEALIELVTPTFRTSWELLQYLLDLHQFVYQHLGDELLWATSMPSILDGDASIPIAQFGKSNIGRMKTVYREGLGVRYGRIMQAISGVHYNYSFPEKMWDPWADVVQSRMRGQAFISERYFHLLRNYRRHGWLVLYLFGVSPVVCNSFLRGRNVTLPRLSKDTSYEPYATSLRMSDLGYRNRNQAGLSVSVNSLDEYVRDLSRAISTPHAPYEKLGVEVNGEYRQLNANILQIENEYYSFIRPKRVARSGERPTKALLRAGVEYVEVRALDVSAFDPVGVNQNKLRFLEVFLALCLMKDSPPIEVSEQDTLDANHVTVARRGREPGLTLTRDGRPASMQSWARELLDSMQGIAEIFDRGDAAKPYSAALAVQAAKIENVALTPSARMLSELESTGESFFDLALRMSKLHKEYFLALHAPNVERQAEFRAEADESLRAQSHIEASDRMSFAQYLAEYSAG, encoded by the coding sequence ATGAGAGCCGCCATCGACCGACAGTTCGAACAGACGCTCGCGGCGCTCATCAACAGCGGCGAGCCGCAGATCATTCAGGGCGGCCGCAAGGGTCTCGAAAAGGAATCCCTGCGCGTCACGCCCGACGGCCACATCGCGCAGACACCGCATCCGGCGGCGCTCGGCAGCGCGTTAACCAACGAACACATCACCACGGACTACTCCGAGGCGCTGATCGAGCTGGTGACGCCCACCTTCCGCACCAGCTGGGAGTTGCTGCAGTACCTGCTCGACCTGCATCAGTTCGTCTATCAACATCTCGGTGACGAGCTGTTGTGGGCCACCTCGATGCCGTCGATTCTCGACGGCGATGCCAGCATCCCCATCGCGCAGTTCGGCAAGTCGAACATCGGGCGCATGAAAACCGTTTACCGCGAGGGCCTGGGCGTGCGCTACGGCCGCATCATGCAGGCCATCTCCGGCGTGCACTACAACTACTCGTTCCCCGAGAAGATGTGGGACCCGTGGGCCGACGTCGTGCAGTCGCGGATGCGCGGGCAGGCATTCATCTCCGAGCGTTATTTCCACCTGCTGCGCAACTACCGCCGCCACGGCTGGCTCGTGCTCTATCTGTTCGGCGTATCGCCGGTGGTGTGCAACTCCTTCCTGCGCGGCCGCAACGTGACATTGCCGCGCCTGTCGAAGGACACTTCGTACGAGCCGTACGCCACCTCGCTGCGCATGAGCGATCTCGGTTATCGAAACCGCAACCAGGCGGGCCTGTCGGTCTCGGTCAACAGCCTGGACGAATACGTTCGCGACCTGTCGCGTGCCATCAGCACGCCGCATGCGCCGTACGAGAAGTTAGGTGTCGAGGTGAACGGCGAATACCGGCAGCTCAACGCCAACATCCTGCAGATCGAGAACGAGTACTACAGCTTCATCCGTCCCAAACGCGTGGCTCGCTCGGGCGAGCGCCCGACCAAGGCGCTGCTGCGCGCCGGTGTGGAATACGTCGAGGTGCGGGCGCTCGACGTGAGCGCGTTCGACCCGGTCGGGGTCAACCAGAACAAGCTGCGTTTCCTCGAAGTGTTCCTGGCGCTGTGCCTGATGAAGGATTCGCCGCCGATCGAGGTGTCAGAGCAGGACACGCTCGATGCGAACCACGTGACGGTCGCGCGCCGCGGCCGCGAGCCCGGGCTCACGCTGACGCGCGATGGGCGGCCCGCATCGATGCAGTCGTGGGCGCGCGAGCTGCTCGATTCGATGCAGGGCATCGCCGAGATCTTCGATCGGGGCGATGCGGCCAAGCCCTATTCGGCGGCGCTGGCGGTCCAGGCGGCGAAGATCGAGAACGTCGCTTTGACGCCTTCCGCCCGGATGCTGAGCGAGCTCGAGAGCACCGGCGAGTCGTTCTTCGACCTCGCCTTGCGCATGTCGAAGCTCCACAAGGAGTATTTCCTGGCGCTGCACGCGCCGAATGTCGAGCGCCAGGCCGAATTCAGGGCCGAAGCTGATGAGTCCCTAAGGGCGCAATCGCACATCGAGGCTTCAGATCGGATGTCTTTTGCCCAGTACCTGGCCGAGTACTCGGCGGGATAA
- a CDS encoding SRPBCC family protein, with amino-acid sequence MGTAKRWTAAGLVLALATAASAWGADFELTAAETQRLAARQIVIRANLDSGQRKGTVRAAVMIDAAPAVVFGMMTRCADALQYVPHLRVCRLREQAADGSWMLIEHEVDFGWYSPRVKYVFRADLVPDRSIEFRQVHGDFKANEGVWQFEPDETGQRTLLRYRAYIDPPAFIPNWLARSTFKREMPQMLTDLRKRCEAEQVRNTRESASPH; translated from the coding sequence ATGGGTACGGCGAAGCGATGGACTGCGGCAGGCCTGGTTCTGGCACTCGCCACCGCTGCGAGCGCCTGGGGCGCCGATTTCGAGCTGACCGCCGCTGAAACGCAGCGTCTCGCAGCCCGGCAAATAGTCATTCGCGCTAATCTCGATTCCGGGCAACGCAAGGGCACGGTGCGCGCGGCCGTCATGATCGATGCCGCGCCTGCCGTGGTGTTCGGGATGATGACGCGATGTGCGGACGCCCTGCAGTACGTGCCGCACCTGCGTGTCTGCCGGCTGCGCGAGCAGGCGGCGGATGGCAGCTGGATGCTCATCGAGCACGAGGTCGATTTCGGCTGGTACTCCCCGCGCGTGAAATATGTCTTTCGCGCCGACCTCGTCCCCGACCGCAGCATCGAATTCCGTCAGGTCCACGGCGACTTCAAGGCCAACGAAGGTGTCTGGCAGTTCGAGCCGGATGAGACCGGGCAGCGCACCCTGCTGCGTTATCGCGCCTACATCGATCCACCCGCCTTCATTCCGAACTGGCTGGCACGCTCGACCTTCAAACGCGAAATGCCCCAGATGCTGACCGACCTGCGCAAACGTTGTGAGGCCGAACAGGTCCGGAATACCCGCGAGAGCGCCTCTCCCCATTGA
- a CDS encoding DUF2845 domain-containing protein: protein MKRAALLIVLGFLATSPAFAFRCGTKIVSEGDTRGEVAAKCGEPDDVITQRSVFRRPVIWTQGRPYYIGEDFIEIPVEAWVYNLGPNKLMQRVRFEGGVVVEIESLGYGYNK from the coding sequence ATGAAACGCGCCGCGCTGCTCATCGTCCTTGGGTTCCTGGCCACTTCCCCGGCGTTCGCGTTCCGTTGCGGCACGAAGATCGTGAGCGAGGGCGACACGCGCGGTGAGGTCGCCGCGAAATGCGGCGAGCCCGACGACGTGATCACGCAACGCAGCGTATTCCGCCGGCCGGTGATCTGGACGCAGGGGCGGCCGTACTACATCGGCGAAGATTTCATCGAGATTCCCGTCGAGGCCTGGGTGTACAACCTCGGGCCTAACAAGCTCATGCAACGCGTGCGCTTCGAGGGCGGCGTCGTGGTCGAGATCGAGTCGCTCGGCTACGGCTACAACAAGTAG
- a CDS encoding DUF885 domain-containing protein yields the protein MRKYLVLLAAAQLGACASAPRSVSPDAALNALVEEYFDRSLELSPMDATSIGDPRFDDRLDETTTAGFRERLLANDRAYLDRARLIDAAKLSPGARITWEIFTGERELALEGQKYPEELLPLNQMSSLPIDLAVYGSGSGPQPFKDARDYDRFLTRLRQFPRWVDGAIAMMRNGISRGITLPRPAMAKVVPQLREIVTAKVEDSVFWRPLADLPAAIGARDRGRIVAEYRRALAAEILPAYARLADFIERDYLPAARATVGWSDLPDGANWYRWRIRRATTMDMPPEQIHALGLAEVARIRGEMLAVKEQVGFNGDLAAFFKYLEEDPQFYFGSEAELLGAYQEVKRRVDGLLPKLFADFPQADYQIRPVEAFRAASAAGGSYQAPSADGKRPGIFYINTFNLKAQPRFGIETLSLHEASPGHHFQISIQQELTGLPRFRRFNGYVSYSEGWALYAESLGKELGVFTDPYQWYGRLSDEMLRAMRLVVDTGLHAKGWTRQQAIDYMLENSTLTESDVTAEVERYIVWPGQALGYKLGQLHISALRARAAQQLGADFDVREFHSQVLRDGAVPMDVLTAKIDRWIASKGKPRAVK from the coding sequence ATGCGCAAGTACCTCGTCTTGTTAGCAGCGGCGCAGCTCGGCGCCTGCGCCAGCGCGCCGCGATCCGTCTCACCCGATGCCGCGCTGAACGCGCTGGTCGAGGAATACTTCGATCGTTCGCTCGAGCTGTCGCCGATGGATGCCACTTCGATCGGCGATCCGCGCTTCGACGACCGTCTCGACGAAACCACTACCGCGGGTTTTCGCGAGCGGCTGCTCGCGAACGATCGCGCCTATCTCGATCGCGCGCGGCTCATCGACGCGGCAAAACTTTCGCCCGGCGCGCGCATCACCTGGGAAATCTTCACCGGCGAACGCGAGCTCGCGCTCGAAGGCCAGAAATACCCTGAAGAGCTGCTGCCGCTCAACCAGATGAGCTCGCTGCCCATCGATCTTGCGGTGTACGGCTCCGGCAGCGGGCCGCAGCCTTTCAAGGACGCGCGCGACTACGACCGCTTCCTCACGCGCCTGCGGCAGTTTCCGCGCTGGGTGGATGGTGCCATCGCCATGATGCGCAATGGCATTTCGCGCGGCATCACATTGCCGCGTCCGGCGATGGCCAAGGTGGTGCCGCAGCTGCGCGAGATCGTCACTGCGAAAGTCGAAGACAGCGTCTTCTGGCGGCCGCTCGCGGACCTGCCCGCGGCGATCGGCGCGCGGGATCGCGGCCGCATCGTCGCGGAATACCGGCGCGCCCTCGCGGCCGAAATCCTGCCCGCCTACGCGCGGCTCGCCGATTTCATCGAACGTGACTATCTACCCGCGGCGCGCGCGACGGTGGGCTGGTCCGACCTGCCCGACGGCGCGAACTGGTATCGCTGGCGCATCCGCCGCGCGACCACCATGGACATGCCGCCCGAGCAGATCCACGCGCTCGGGCTCGCCGAAGTGGCCCGTATCCGCGGCGAGATGCTCGCGGTGAAGGAGCAGGTGGGTTTCAACGGCGATCTGGCCGCATTCTTCAAGTACCTCGAGGAAGATCCGCAGTTCTACTTCGGCAGCGAAGCGGAGTTGTTAGGCGCCTATCAGGAAGTCAAGCGCCGCGTCGACGGGCTGCTGCCGAAGCTGTTCGCGGATTTTCCGCAGGCGGACTACCAGATCCGGCCGGTCGAGGCGTTTCGCGCCGCATCCGCCGCCGGCGGCTCGTACCAGGCGCCCTCGGCCGACGGCAAGCGGCCCGGTATTTTCTACATCAACACGTTCAACCTGAAGGCACAGCCGCGTTTCGGCATCGAGACCCTGTCGTTGCACGAAGCCTCGCCCGGCCATCATTTCCAGATCTCCATCCAGCAGGAGTTGACCGGCCTGCCGCGTTTCCGCCGCTTCAATGGCTACGTGTCGTATTCGGAAGGCTGGGCGCTGTATGCCGAATCCCTCGGCAAGGAGCTCGGCGTGTTCACGGATCCCTATCAATGGTACGGCCGGTTGTCGGATGAAATGCTGCGCGCGATGCGGTTGGTGGTCGACACCGGGCTGCACGCGAAGGGCTGGACCCGCCAGCAGGCCATCGACTACATGCTCGAGAATTCCACGCTCACCGAAAGCGACGTCACCGCCGAAGTCGAGCGCTACATCGTGTGGCCCGGCCAGGCGCTCGGATACAAGTTGGGCCAGCTCCACATCAGTGCGTTGCGCGCGCGCGCCGCGCAGCAGTTAGGCGCCGATTTCGACGTGCGCGAATTCCACAGCCAGGTGCTGCGCGACGGCGCCGTGCCGATGGATGTGCTGACCGCGAAGATCGACCGCTGGATCGCCTCGAAAGGCAAACCGCGCGCGGTCAAATGA
- a CDS encoding acetyl-CoA C-acetyltransferase, whose amino-acid sequence MLVGSNVRRVAVVGGMRIPFARGHGAYSRVGNQDMYTAVLQALVAKFRIAGERLGDVTGGAVLKHSKDFNLVRECVLSSGLDPATPGLDMQRACGTGLDATISVAMKIALGQMDSGIAGGFDTVSDPPVVYSREYQQLLLRAFRGRSAWQKIKPFFGLRPRHFKPVMPGVLEPRTGLSMGEHCEQMAKTWKISRADQDALANLSHVNAGAAWARGFFSDLVVSEYQGLKIDNNVRADSTLEKLATLKPVFDRRSGQGTLTAGNSTPLTDGASAVLLASEDWARARNLPVLAYFSYSKQWAVDYVTGKEGLLMAPAYAVPSMLKDAGLTLQDFDFYEIHEAFAAQVLCTLKAWESPEYCKERLGLDRPLGSIDRSKLNVNGSSVAIGHPFAATGTRIVASLAKQLAESPTARRGLISLCTAGGMGVVAILEKA is encoded by the coding sequence ATGCTGGTCGGATCAAACGTTCGCCGTGTCGCCGTCGTCGGCGGCATGCGCATCCCCTTCGCGCGCGGCCATGGCGCCTATTCGCGCGTCGGCAACCAGGACATGTACACCGCGGTGCTGCAGGCGCTGGTGGCGAAGTTCCGCATCGCAGGCGAACGCCTGGGCGACGTCACGGGCGGGGCGGTGCTCAAGCACTCCAAGGACTTCAACCTGGTGCGCGAGTGTGTGTTGTCGTCGGGGCTCGATCCCGCCACGCCAGGGCTCGACATGCAGCGCGCCTGCGGTACAGGCCTCGATGCCACGATCTCGGTGGCGATGAAGATCGCGCTCGGACAGATGGACTCCGGCATCGCCGGCGGCTTCGATACGGTCAGCGATCCACCCGTCGTCTATTCGCGCGAATACCAGCAACTGCTGCTGCGCGCATTTCGCGGGCGCAGCGCGTGGCAGAAGATCAAGCCGTTCTTCGGTCTGCGGCCGCGGCACTTCAAACCGGTGATGCCGGGCGTGCTGGAACCGCGCACCGGGCTTTCGATGGGCGAACACTGCGAGCAGATGGCGAAGACCTGGAAGATCTCGCGCGCCGACCAGGATGCGCTCGCGAATCTCTCGCACGTCAACGCCGGCGCCGCCTGGGCGCGCGGCTTTTTCAGCGACCTGGTGGTGAGCGAGTACCAGGGCCTGAAGATCGACAACAATGTGCGCGCGGACAGCACGCTCGAGAAGTTAGCCACGCTCAAGCCGGTGTTCGACCGGCGCAGCGGCCAGGGCACGCTGACCGCGGGCAATTCCACGCCGCTCACCGACGGCGCCTCGGCGGTGTTGCTCGCCAGCGAAGATTGGGCGCGCGCGCGCAACCTGCCGGTGCTCGCGTACTTCAGCTACAGCAAGCAGTGGGCGGTGGACTACGTGACCGGCAAGGAGGGGCTGCTGATGGCGCCCGCTTACGCCGTGCCCTCGATGCTCAAGGACGCCGGTCTCACGCTGCAGGATTTCGATTTCTACGAGATCCACGAGGCCTTCGCGGCGCAGGTGTTGTGCACGCTCAAGGCGTGGGAATCGCCCGAATACTGCAAGGAACGCCTCGGGCTCGACCGGCCGCTTGGCAGCATCGACCGTTCGAAACTCAACGTGAACGGCTCGAGCGTGGCGATCGGCCATCCGTTCGCGGCCACCGGCACGCGTATCGTCGCCTCGCTGGCCAAACAGTTGGCGGAGTCCCCGACCGCCAGACGCGGCCTGATTTCCCTGTGCACCGCCGGCGGCATGGGCGTAGTCGCGATCCTCGAGAAGGCCTAA
- a CDS encoding homogentisate 1,2-dioxygenase, protein MKRYVQFPKVEGQASRQAHADLPAGTYEREISKEGFFGPAAHLYHRHPPTGWTNFEGPLRPHAFDCTKLTGDAPSPWSAPELLHNASIRLRFWRCERNMPALARNADGDELLFVHSGRGEFFCDYGHLSFEAGDYLLIPRGTMWRVECAEPLRALLIEATNNSFRLPDKGLVGPHAIFDAAMLDTPRIDELFKDSQGETEWRVQVKRRNAISTVTYPFNPLDAVGWHGDLCVARINVRDLRPLMSHRYHLPPSAHTTFVADRFVVCTFVPRPFESDPGAMKVPFFHNNDDYDEVIFYHAGNFFSRDNIHPGMITMHPGGFTHGPHPKALKNVFNQAKPATDEYAVMIDTRDALEIAPAAAQIEWPAYVDSWKSAT, encoded by the coding sequence ATGAAGCGCTACGTCCAGTTCCCCAAGGTTGAAGGCCAGGCCTCCCGGCAGGCGCATGCCGACTTGCCGGCGGGCACGTACGAGCGCGAGATCAGCAAGGAAGGGTTCTTCGGCCCGGCCGCGCACCTATATCACCGCCATCCTCCGACCGGCTGGACGAATTTCGAAGGGCCGCTGCGGCCCCACGCCTTCGACTGCACGAAACTCACAGGCGACGCGCCCTCGCCATGGTCCGCGCCGGAGCTGCTGCACAACGCCTCCATCCGCCTGCGCTTCTGGCGTTGCGAGCGGAACATGCCGGCGCTCGCTCGAAACGCCGACGGCGATGAGCTGCTGTTCGTACATTCCGGTCGCGGCGAATTCTTCTGCGACTACGGCCATCTTTCCTTCGAAGCCGGCGACTATCTGCTGATTCCACGCGGCACGATGTGGCGCGTCGAATGCGCCGAGCCACTGCGCGCGCTGCTGATCGAAGCCACCAACAACTCGTTCCGCCTGCCTGACAAGGGGCTGGTCGGCCCGCACGCCATCTTCGATGCCGCCATGCTCGACACGCCGCGTATCGACGAGCTCTTCAAGGACAGCCAGGGCGAAACGGAATGGCGCGTGCAGGTGAAGCGCCGCAACGCCATCTCCACCGTCACCTATCCATTCAATCCGCTCGATGCGGTGGGCTGGCATGGCGACCTGTGCGTCGCGCGCATCAACGTGCGCGATCTGCGGCCGCTCATGAGCCATCGTTATCACCTGCCACCCTCGGCGCACACCACCTTCGTCGCCGATCGATTCGTCGTCTGCACGTTCGTGCCGCGGCCCTTCGAATCGGATCCGGGCGCCATGAAAGTGCCGTTCTTCCACAACAACGACGACTACGACGAAGTCATTTTCTACCACGCGGGCAATTTCTTCAGCCGCGACAACATCCACCCCGGAATGATCACGATGCATCCGGGCGGCTTCACGCACGGCCCGCATCCAAAGGCGCTGAAGAACGTGTTCAACCAGGCCAAGCCGGCGACCGACGAATACGCCGTGATGATCGACACGCGCGACGCACTCGAGATCGCTCCCGCCGCGGCGCAGATCGAATGGCCTGCCTACGTCGACAGCTGGAAGTCCGCCACGTGA
- a CDS encoding fumarylacetoacetate hydrolase family protein, which yields MKLASLRHGGRDGRLVVVSRDLTRCLPVPGIAPTLQAALDDWQALAPRLAARAAVLESQPGNADVMPFDPAQCAAPLPRAYHWVDGSAYVNHVELVRKARGAEMPATFWTDPLVYQGGSDDLLGARDDVPFGDAAWGIDLEAEIAVITDDVPMGTDARAAASHIKLLALVNDWSLRNLIPGELAKGFGFYQSKPATAFSPVAVTPDELGDAWKDSKVHLPLVSRINGRDFGHPNAGVDMTFSFAQLIAHVTKTRRLVTGSIVGSGTVSNYDRSLGASCLAEKRMLEQLEHGAPRTPFLQFGDRVSIEMTGADNQNIFGTLDNRVVKAVS from the coding sequence GTGAAACTCGCCAGCCTGAGGCACGGCGGCCGCGACGGCCGCCTGGTGGTAGTTAGCCGCGATCTCACGCGCTGCCTGCCGGTGCCGGGCATCGCGCCGACGCTGCAGGCGGCGCTCGACGACTGGCAGGCGCTGGCGCCGCGGCTCGCGGCCCGCGCCGCGGTGCTCGAATCGCAGCCCGGCAACGCCGACGTCATGCCGTTCGACCCGGCGCAATGCGCGGCCCCGCTGCCGCGCGCCTATCACTGGGTCGACGGCAGTGCGTACGTCAATCACGTGGAGCTGGTGCGCAAGGCGCGTGGCGCGGAGATGCCGGCCACCTTCTGGACCGACCCGCTGGTCTACCAGGGCGGTTCCGACGACTTGTTAGGCGCGCGCGACGACGTGCCGTTCGGCGACGCCGCCTGGGGCATCGACCTCGAAGCCGAGATCGCTGTCATCACCGACGACGTGCCCATGGGAACGGACGCCCGCGCCGCCGCGAGCCACATCAAGCTGCTCGCGCTGGTGAACGACTGGTCGTTGCGCAACCTGATCCCCGGTGAACTTGCCAAGGGCTTCGGCTTCTACCAGTCCAAACCCGCGACAGCGTTTTCCCCGGTAGCGGTGACACCCGATGAACTCGGCGACGCGTGGAAAGACAGCAAGGTCCACCTGCCGCTAGTGAGCCGCATCAACGGCCGGGATTTCGGCCATCCCAACGCTGGCGTCGACATGACCTTCAGCTTCGCGCAGCTGATCGCGCACGTGACGAAAACGCGCCGGCTCGTGACGGGCAGCATCGTGGGCTCGGGTACGGTCTCGAACTACGACCGCAGCCTGGGCGCAAGCTGTCTCGCGGAGAAACGCATGCTGGAACAGCTCGAACATGGCGCGCCGCGCACGCCGTTCCTGCAGTTCGGCGATCGCGTGTCCATCGAAATGACCGGCGCCGACAACCAAAACATCTTCGGCACACTCGACAATCGCGTGGTGAAAGCAGTTTCCTGA
- a CDS encoding aminoacyl-tRNA deacylase — translation MATDYPVTMAIRVLRQHKVEFTPHLYVWEARGGTAASALHLGVDEHVVVKTLIFEDDARKPLCILMHGDREVSAKNLARQLKHKSVAPCAPEVADRHSGYQVGGTSPFGLKRAMPIYCERSIGDLPRIYINGGARGFLVGMSAQDLLRVLKPELVDVAIA, via the coding sequence ATGGCGACTGACTACCCCGTCACGATGGCGATCCGCGTGTTGCGGCAGCACAAGGTGGAATTCACGCCGCACCTGTATGTGTGGGAGGCGCGCGGTGGCACGGCTGCGTCGGCGCTGCATCTCGGCGTCGACGAACACGTGGTCGTGAAGACGCTGATCTTCGAAGACGACGCGAGGAAGCCGCTGTGCATCCTCATGCACGGCGATCGCGAGGTGTCGGCGAAGAATCTCGCGCGGCAACTCAAGCACAAGAGCGTGGCGCCGTGCGCTCCCGAGGTGGCGGACCGGCACTCCGGCTACCAGGTCGGTGGCACCTCGCCGTTCGGACTCAAACGCGCCATGCCCATCTACTGCGAGAGATCGATCGGCGATCTGCCGCGTATCTACATCAACGGAGGCGCGCGCGGCTTCCTGGTCGGGATGTCGGCGCAGGATCTGCTGAGGGTGTTGAAGCCGGAGCTGGTCGACGTCGCGATCGCCTGA